Proteins from a genomic interval of Nematostella vectensis chromosome 12, jaNemVect1.1, whole genome shotgun sequence:
- the LOC5511719 gene encoding nitric oxide synthase-interacting protein has protein sequence MTRHAKNATANPVYSRHEKNKDTKTSGYGSQKVRLGKDSVKDFDCCSLTLQPCREPVITPDGFLYDKEAILECILHQKTEMARKMKEYEKQKKKLLAEESEKISEKEKSKLASFLEMERRITTKPSKAFTATKTTAESSTATVSLDDAKPSTSQGSIIDYKNLPSFWVPSLTPEAKPTLVTKPDNKTYCPMSKKPIKIKDLIPVKFTRANDSEQDASKALVAKEVRYKCAVTGDTLGNSVPCAVLRNTGHVVTLDCVEKIIKKDMFCPFTSVKLKEKDIIPMQRGGTGFAATGTKLEAKKDRPVMQA, from the exons ATGACTCGCCACGCTAAAAATGCTACTGCAAATCCCGTGTATTCTCGCCACGAGAAAAACAAGGATACTAAGACTTCAGGTTACGGCAGTCAGAAAGTTCGATTAGGCAAAGATTCCGTGAAAGATTTCGATTGTTGTTCACTGACTCTTCAACCATGTAGGGAACCAGTGATTACTCCCGATGGATTCTTGTACGACAAAGAAGCGATCCTAGAATGCATTCTGCACCAGAAAACCGAGATGGCCAGAAAGATGAAGGAATACGAGAAGCAGAAGAAGAAACTTCTGGCCGAGGAGAGCGAGAAAATAAGCGAGAAGGAGAAATCTAAACTTGCAAGTTTTCTCGAGATGGAAAGACGGATCACTACTAAGCCGAGTAAGGCCTTCACTGCGACCAAAACTACAGCTGAATCAAGCACCGCGACGGTGTCACTAGACGACGCAAAGCCATCAACATCACAAG GATCAATCATTGATTACAAGAACCTACCAAGTTTTTGGGTTccatcactgactccagaagCCAAACCCACCCTCGTCACCAAACCGGACAACAAAACCTACTGCCCCATGTCTAAGAAGCCCATCAAAATCAAGGACCTTATCCCTGTAAAGTTCACCCGAGCAAATGACTCCGAGCAAGACGCTAGTAAAGCTTTAGTTGCTAAAGAAGTCAGGTATAAGTGCGCTGTCACCGGAGACACCCTAGGCAACTCTGTCCCTTGCGCAGTCCTTAGAAACACTGGCCATGTTGTTACTTTGGATTGTGTTGAGAAGATTATCAAGAAGGATATGTTTTGTCCATTTACTAGTGTTAAACTGAAGGAGAAGGATATTATTCCCATGCAAAGGGGGGGGACAGGATTTGCTGCTACTGGAACCAAGCTAGAAGCCAAGAAAGATAGGCCTGTTATGCAAGCTTGA